CATCTATGCCAGATATTTGCTTGTCCACCTCAGCTTGGCCTACTATTTCGCCATTTTTATCTATCTGGTATACCTTTCTTTGTACCTTATCTAAAAGATATATAAAATCATCTGATGAGCTGATGCTAAAATTATCACTTCTGATAGTTGCTTCAAACTCTTGCTTTTTGTTTTCACTGTATCTAATTAAGCTTTTACCGTCATAAGTAATTAAGGAATTTCCAAACCTTCCTATGTACATACTTGGTCTATACTCAATTTTTATTTCCTCAGATATATTTTTATCTGCTGGAAATAGATAAGGCTTTATATAGTTTTTAATAGTGTAAGGATTGATTATCAATAATATCAAAACCACTATTATCGATATAATCGTCTTTTTCAATTTACTACCTCCGTAAAAAAAAGAAAACTAGAAAGCTAGTTTTCAATAAGTCCTATTTCTCTAAACAGGTCTATGCCTTTGGAATAAAAACCAATTTCTTGGTCCCTACAGCGTCCTTGATAAATTTTAGCTATATCAAAATAGGTATTGGCAAGCTCTTTTTTGTTGCCTGATTTTTTTAGCATCTCAGCACATTTATTTAAGCTTTCAGTCGCTTCATCTATATCCCCTGCTTGATAAAGCAAATTAGCATATTTTCTCATTACTAAAGGCTCCATTTTTCTATTTTGGTCCTTTGAAGAAAGGTAAAGGGCTTCTCTTATATACTCAAGCGCTCCTTCAAAATTTTCTTCCTTGCAAAGAAGCTCGCAGTATAGCATCAATATCTCGATATACTGAGTATCCTTAAACTGTCTTTTGAGGATATAAGCCTCCTCTATATGCTCTTTTGCAGAAGAATAGCTCTTGAGATTCAAGTATACCTTTGCTAGTAACATCTGAGATTTAGCTTTCTCAGATGTTTTATTTTCCTTTTCAAAGCATTTGATTGCCATGTGAAAATATTTTTGAGCATTATCGTATTGGAAATTCTGAAGATAGCTGTTTCCCATTATAAAAAAGCCATTTCCTCTATTGTGAAGGTCTCCTACTTTCTCAGCTATAGTATCAGCTTTATGAGCATACTCAATCGCTTCTTTGTTTTGGTTATTTTTCATATATGCATAAGATAGATTGATGTATATGCTTTTTTCTAAATCTATATCTCCTATTTCCAGCTCTGGAATCATTGCTTCAGCTTGATGAAGCATGTTGGTTGCTGGCACATAAAAATCTTCTAAAATATAAAGCTTTCCAAGCTCGAGATAGCTTTTTATTATGCCCTTAGGGTCTTCATTTTTAATATATAAAACCAAAGCTTTTTCCATCATTGATGTAGCTTTTTTGTATTCCTTTTCAACTAAATAAACAAGTCCATATATGAAATTTGCTTTTGCACATTCATGAGAAATATCATATGAAGTGCATAGATTCAAAATCTTGGAAAGTTCGCGTTTAGCCTCTTGATATTTTTCCGTTTTAAATAATACCTCTGATTTAAGTATGATGCTAGACGCTATCTTTTTTGCTTGAGCTTCCTTGCTCTCAAGAAAATAATCGATAGGTGTTTCTAGTTTTTCTGAAAAATACTCTAAAAGGTCCTGACTAGGATAAGACTTATCTCTTTCTATATGGCTTATTTGCGCCGCTGTAATACGATTTCCAGCTAGCTCCTTCAAGGTAAGATTTTTCTCCTTGCGCAGCTTTTTTATCTTTTGTCCCAAGCTCAATATTTCCATAAATATCCCCCATTGCTTTTTTAAAGACAACTAATCCCTTTTCTAGTCTATAATAATATATAATTTATGATTAGAGAAGTTTTT
This is a stretch of genomic DNA from Acetoanaerobium sticklandii. It encodes these proteins:
- a CDS encoding helix-turn-helix domain-containing protein, which encodes MEILSLGQKIKKLRKEKNLTLKELAGNRITAAQISHIERDKSYPSQDLLEYFSEKLETPIDYFLESKEAQAKKIASSIILKSEVLFKTEKYQEAKRELSKILNLCTSYDISHECAKANFIYGLVYLVEKEYKKATSMMEKALVLYIKNEDPKGIIKSYLELGKLYILEDFYVPATNMLHQAEAMIPELEIGDIDLEKSIYINLSYAYMKNNQNKEAIEYAHKADTIAEKVGDLHNRGNGFFIMGNSYLQNFQYDNAQKYFHMAIKCFEKENKTSEKAKSQMLLAKVYLNLKSYSSAKEHIEEAYILKRQFKDTQYIEILMLYCELLCKEENFEGALEYIREALYLSSKDQNRKMEPLVMRKYANLLYQAGDIDEATESLNKCAEMLKKSGNKKELANTYFDIAKIYQGRCRDQEIGFYSKGIDLFREIGLIEN